The nucleotide sequence AAGCGCTATTTTCCGCTGTGCGCCGAGGAAGCGGGAGCGGTTTGACAAAAGGGTTCGCGGTTCAAGACCTAAAACTGCATCGTCATCAGGGAGAAGTAGAATGACCGGGAGCGAAGGAGCGCCGGCTGCGATGCCGCGCGCAACGGTGTCTGCTGAACATCGGGCCATAACGGAGTTCCAGGGCGACTGGAACGTCACGCAGAAGCAGTGGATCGGGGCGAAGGGTGATACGCCGATCGTGAACTCTGGGACGTGCGTATCTCGAGTCTTAATGGATGGACTTGCGGTCATCCTTACGCTTGAGCTGCACGGGCCCACAGGGGATTTTCAAGGCGCTGGTCTGTTTACATGGAATCTGAGCAAGCGTCGTTACGAATCCGCCTGGATTGATAATCTCAGTCACGATGGTCTCATGAGCATGCATGGCCAACCCACGCGCTCAGTCAATGCGGCCATTGTGGATGCAGCCGGCCGACCTTCCATAACCGAGCGTGTTTGGCAGTCGCAGCCCGCCGACGTCAGCTTCTTGGGGCCCGCAGGGAGCTCGCTCGCTGCAGCGAAATCCACAAGCGAGCAGCAAGCAGCCGGCATTCCTCTCAGTTTGAAGGAGAACCGCATTTCGAACGATGAGTGGATACTGACGTTTTCAGCCAACGTGAACGGGAAAGAGACTGTCGTAATGGAGAACCATTACACCCGTGCCGGGCCCCGCGGCCCATCGATACATGACACGGCTGCTTCAGCTTTTGTACCGCAAGCAAGCCTTGGTGGGGCAAGCCAAGCGGCAATGTCGCATCCCGCCGCACTATCGCATCCGGCTGCCATATCGCACCCTGCTGCACTGTCGCATCCTGGAGCGCTATCGCACACGGCTGCATTCTCGCATCCGGCGGCACTGTCTCATCCTGGAGCATTGTCACACCCGGCTGCATTGTCGCATCCGGGTGCGCTATCCCACCCAGGCGCGTTGTCGCATCCGCCAGCCTTATCGCATCCAGGTAGCGTGAGATAACGTCGCGTGAGCAG is from Bradyrhizobium sp. ISRA430 and encodes:
- a CDS encoding DUF1579 family protein — translated: MTGSEGAPAAMPRATVSAEHRAITEFQGDWNVTQKQWIGAKGDTPIVNSGTCVSRVLMDGLAVILTLELHGPTGDFQGAGLFTWNLSKRRYESAWIDNLSHDGLMSMHGQPTRSVNAAIVDAAGRPSITERVWQSQPADVSFLGPAGSSLAAAKSTSEQQAAGIPLSLKENRISNDEWILTFSANVNGKETVVMENHYTRAGPRGPSIHDTAASAFVPQASLGGASQAAMSHPAALSHPAAISHPAALSHPGALSHTAAFSHPAALSHPGALSHPAALSHPGALSHPGALSHPPALSHPGSVR